The genomic interval AAAACCAATAATTATTTAGGGTTTACTTTATTAATTATCGCTATTGTTGGAATTAATAATTGGTTTTGGGATATCGGTTCCAATCCAATAATAATTAGCTTACTAGATTTATTTCTTTGGCAATTCTTATATCCAACAACGCTATTTGTTTTCTTTTATAAAACCTCAAATAATACTTCGGGTATTACACAACGTTTAAAGTTTTTTTACCTGCCTTTTATTCTATTAAGTGCACTCAATATCTTTTTGTCTTTAAGTACAACTTTTCAATTGTATAATCTACCAGATATTGTTTTAAAATACATCCCTATATTTTATAAAACAATTAGCTTTTTTTCTATTGTTTTTCCTGTTTATATGATTATCCTCTCCTATAAATATACGCTAGCTAAAAAGAACAGTTTGAGTAAAAAGTGGTTAAAATATCTTTTGGGTTTTCTTTCGCTAATTATATTATTTGGAGTTGTATTAGAATCTTATCGATTTATCTTTTTAGAGAAATTACCACTAACTTATTTATGGACATTTAGTTCTATTTTTATTTATTGGTTAACCTATAAAGGGATGTACCAATTTAAATTGTCGAATGACCAATTTGAAATTAGAGAGATTACTAAAAGAGAAAAAAAGAAACCAATCAATTCTGTAAACTCTAAAAGTTCTCATTTTAAAAAATTAGTGTTTTTAATTGAAGAAGATAAAATACATCATAACCCAAATCTAAGCAGAGATAGTGTTGCTGAACAACTAGAAATAAGCAACAGTTACCTATCTCAAATTATTAAAGAAAATACTTCTGTTAATTTTTCAGACTACATTAATTCACATCGCATAAAGGATGTAAAACTAATGCTAAAAGACTCAGATTTTGATAAATATAGTTTACTCTCCATTGGCTTGGAATGTGGGTTTAATTCTAAAACATCGTTCTACACAAATTTTAAAAAAGAAACAGGACTAACACCCAAAGAATATAAGAATAAATAGGTTCTATTTTCTCAAGAGTATCGATTTCCGAACTACAAAAACTATTATGAGTAGTAGGTTTGCATAAAATTAATAAATCAAAACAATGCGAACACAAAAAAAATATCTATTGCTATTTATTCTAATGGTATGTTCTGTAGGTATGGCTCAAACTAAAACAATTTCGTTTGAGAATGTAAATGTAATTCCAATGGATACCGACACCATAATTACTAATCAAAGAGTAATTATAGCAAATGGTAAAATATTGAAAATTGAGCCAGCTTCTAAAACGATAACCATTCATATTGATGTTGCAATAGAAGCTTCAGGTAAATATTTAATTCCTGGTTTAGTAGAAACACATTATCATCTACAGAACAATATTGAGAATGAGTTCAAGCTTTTAATTGCAAACGGAATAACCTCTGCTAGAAACATGGCAGAATATGATGGTCAAGATCATATAAAAATAAGAGCGGTCGCTCAAAGTAATTCTATTTTGTCTCCTCATTATTACACAACCGGACCTTATCTTAATAGAAGCCATTTTAATCATATAGATTCTGTTGAAACCATAGTAAAGTACCATAAAGAAAGAGGTTATAATTATTTGAAAATTGCTGATAATCTACCAAAAGACATTTACTTAAAGTTATTAGAAACGGCTAGTAAACAAGACCTTGAAATTGTTGGACATGGACAAAGAGAACTACCGTTAGAATATTCATTGAGAATTAAATCTATTGCTCATGTTGAAGAGTTTATGAATATCTTTTCAAAAGAAGAGCGTACATCTATTAGTTATCTTAATAAAGCTGCAAAAGAAATTAAAACAAGTGGTGTTTATGTTTCGCCTACTCTTGGAATATTTGAAATGATTAGTCGATATGCAGATAAGACCAAATCTGAGATGTTGAATAACGACGAAAATATCAAATACTTACCAAAACATTATTCAGATTATTGGAAGTCTAACACTATTAATTATAGAAAAAACTCATGGTTCACTAAAAATGAATCATTAATCCGACTTGAAAATGAATTAGAATGGCAAAAGAAGTTCACCTTACTATTACATAAGCAAGGAGTACCATTAATGGCAGGAAGTGATACATATGGTTTATTTCTTCCAGGTTTTTCTCTTCATCATGAATTAGAATTAATCTACAGTTCTGGGCTTTCAGCATATGAAACACTTAAAACAGCAACAGTTGTTCCTGCACGTTATTTAAATACAATTTCACAAAGTGGAACTGTTACTGAAGGAAAATTAGCTGATTTAGTTTTATTAGAAAAAAATCCTCTTGACGATATTAGAAATACAAAAACAATTATAGGTGTTGTTATAAAAGGGAAATGGTTTAATAGAAAAAAGTTAAATAAAATATTATTAGAAGTAGAAAATTCGAACAAATAAAACGAACAACTACTCAAATACAAAACCGTTGTAAACAATCAAAAAAAATAACTATGAAAAAAATATATTATAAAGAAATAATTGAAATCGTTTGTCGATTGTATGTGTTCTTTTTTCTTACCATATATGGATTAGGAAAAGTAATTGGTGCCCAATTTTATACGGCTGCAAGAATGCCAGATGGATTGGATCTTATACCAATAGGACAAGTTTCAGACTTTGATTTGGCTTGGGTTTTTATGGGGCGTTCTTTTGGATATATGCTGTTCATTGGTCTAGCAGAAATTTTTGGAGCTTTTTTACTGCTATTTAATAAAACCAAACTAATTGGATCCCTTGTTTTAATCCCAATAATGGTTAACGTAATTGTATTCGACATATTTTTCCTTGACGAATATGGTGCATTAGCTGGTGCAACATTATATCTTCTAATGCTACTTACAATTCTTATTATCAATAAGGAAAAAATAAGCAAACTGTTAATAGAACTGGTTAGCACTAATAAGGTTTCTAAAATATCATTCAAAGAAAAGCTCATCAAATATTCAATTGTGCTAGTCATAATAATTTTGATTTTTATAGGAGATCAATTCATTGTGAATTTCTTTGGGCATGGAAAAGGATAAGAAATAATTGATTTCAACAAAACATATTTTTCAATCACATGAAACGGAATTCAAAGATTAAAGAAAATAGAAACATATTATTTTTTGATGGCGTTTGCACATTATGTAATAAAACAATTGATTTTTTTATAAAAAGGAATGATAGAAATACAATATTTTATGCATCACTGCAATCAAAATTTGCCAAGGATTTTCTAAGAACACAAGCTATTGATTCAAATAAAATGGAAACAATATTATATTTCTCAAAAGGAAAACTACACACTAAGTCTTCCGCAGTACTTATAGCTGTAAAGGAATTAAGTTCAATTCATCGTGGTTTCTTCCTTTTACTAATCATTCCAAAATTCATTAGGGACTATTTTTACGATATAATTGCTACAAAGAGATATAGACTATTTGGTAAATCAACAACATGTAGGATTCCAAATGAAAGTGAAATTAAACGCTTCATTTCTGAATAAGAATATAAAAATAATGATGAAACAGTAAAGATAATGATGCAGCATAATAGCTGTAACAAATTTCACTTTATTTCGTCGCATATAGTATATCAATCAATCAATCAAAATGACAGTTTTAGTAGTAGGAGCAAGTGGTGCCACAGGAAGTAAATTAGTAGAACAACTTCTAATTGAAAAACATAGGATAAAAATAATTGTAAGATCACCAGATAAATTACCAGAATCTTGGAAAACCAATAATGACTTACAAATTATAACAGCGAGTTTATTAGAATTAAGTGATATAGAAATGAGTGCCATTGTAAGCGATTGTAAAGCAGTTGCTTCTTGTCTAGGTCATAATATGTCTTGGAAAGGCATTTACGGACAACCTAGAAAATTAGTGACAGATGCTACACGACGATTATGCGATGTTATAAAATCAAATAATTTGCAAAGTCCTATAAAGTTTGTTTTAATGAACACTACAGGAAATCGTAATCGCGACTTAAATGAGCCTATTTCTTTTGCACAAAAATGTGTAATTGGGCTTCTTCGTTTGTTATTGCCACCTCATGTAGATAATGAGAAAGCTGCAGATTATTTACGTACACAAATTGGGCAAAACAATAATTTAATCGAATGGGTTGCAGTTAGACCAGATGGCTTGATTAACGAAGAAAACGTTTCCGATTATGAAATACATCCTTCACCAATTAGAAGCGCCATATTTAATGCAGGTAAAGTAAGCCGTATAAATGTAGGCCATTTTATGGCTAGTTTAATTACCGAAGACAACTTATGGAAGAAATGGAAAGGGCAGATGCCAGTAATCTATAGCAAATTACATCAAAATTAATATTATTAGTAAAAAATGGAATCATTATATAAATCTGAAACAGGAAAAGCTGAAATTTTAAATCTCTATAATCAAAAATTAAAGGATCTAAATATCAACTATCAGTATCATGAGGTTGAAACGGCTTTTGGTAAAACCAATGTAATTGTTACTGGAGATGCACCAAAACCACCAATACTAATTGTTCATGGTTCAAACGGATGTGCACCAATTGCTTTAGAAACATATTTTGGTTTAGACACACATTTTCAAGTTTTTGCCGTTGATGCATTGGCACAACCTAATAAAAGTGCAGAAACACGATTATCAATGAAAAATGTTGATTACGGACAGTGGTTACACGAAGTGATTGATAGTTTAGAGTTAAAAAATGTAACGCTTGCTGGATTTTCGTTCGGTGGACTGGTTATTCTAAAGGCATTAGAATTCAAAGATGCCAATATAAAAGAAGTGTTTTTAACAGCACCTGCATATATTGTTAATGGGAATCCCATAAAAGCATTATTTAAAGTGTTTATTCCAATGAAGCGCTATATAAGAACCAAGAAATCAAAATATGTAGAACGTTTTTTAAATGAGCTGTTTACAGAAAAAGATGCCTTTGCATTACAATTTCTCTCTAAAGTATTTTTGCATTTTAAAATGGATTTCACATCTGTTCCAGTAATACATAGGAGGGAAGCTAATTTAATAAAAACACCATTCACATTAATAGCAGCAAAAAATGACTTAATGTTTCCAGGTGAAAAAATGTTAAAAAGAGCAGAGAAGATATTTCCATCATTAAAGGAAACAATTTTACTTAAACACTCTAAACACGTACAAAATAAATCTGATAATAAAATGATTGTAGATCTAATTAACAAGAGTATTTAAAAAATAAACAATGAATATAAATAACAAGAGATTTATTGCAATTGAAAATAAAAGTGGATTATCCTCTAACGAAACTATTTTTCATTATTTCCAAAAAGGAAATACTATAACTGGAAAATATAATGGAGGTGAAATATTAGAAGGTTTTATTATTGGAAAGAAAACGGATGTGAATCAAGTTGAGTTTTTATTTCAGTGTTTAACTAAAGATAATGAATTGAGAGTTGGAGAATCTAAAGGTATTATTTCAAAAAATAAGTCAGGTAAATTAGAGTTGAAATTTGAATGGAATTGGTTGAATGGAGATTTATCAGGAGGAACATCTGCATACATTGAAATAACTTAAAAAAACAAAAAATGTCGATAACAAAAGAAGAATTAGTAGTTAAGAGGAATATATCTGGAAAGAAAGTTTTTTGGCTTTTCATTCTAACCAATCTAGTTTATGCTTTTATGTTAATGGTTACAATTCCGAATACAATGGCTTTTTCCAATGGAATGAAATTGTTAGATATGATGCCAACAGGATATGATTTTAATTATGTAAATAAATTGTTCAGTGATCTGGGTGACAATGGACGTGAAACGTATCTAACTAGCCAAATACCTGTAGATATGGTATATCCATTACTATTTGGGGTTTCCTATTGCTTATTAATGGCATATTTACTAAAGAAAATAAATAAACTAAAACCTTTTTTCTATTATTTATGCTTGCTACCAATAATTGCAGGAATTGCTGATTATATTGAAAACATGGGAATTATTACAATGTTGAAGACTTATCCAGATATTACAGAAACTACAGTTACTACAACTAATATGTTTTCAGTGATAAAAAGTATCTCTACAAGTGTTTTCTTTTTTGCTTTGATAGTAATCTTAATACTAGTTGGTATTAGTTTTTTTAAGAAATCAATTATTACCACTTAAGAAATATATTATAAATAATAAAAATTACTGATATTAATTAGAAATTAAAATCTCGATGTTAAACTTGGCCTCATAAAATTTTGGTAAAACAATAAGGTGAATTGAGTGTGCATATTTTAGGGGTTTAGTACTACAGTTTCTTAAGAGTTTCAATTATACAAGGGATTTCAAAGCAATCTTAATAAGTTACAATGTTTCCTAAAATATAGCGAATGAGCCGTTAATTGTTTCCAAAAGTTTATGCAGCCTTGAATTTTTGTTTCTTTTGTTTCAAGACAAAAGATAATGAAACACGAAAAAAAAGGATTAATTGAAGTTCTACATATAACAAGTGCATAGAATTTTATTTTTCATAAAATTTATGCTCTTGTGGCAATCCACGAGAATCGTCTAAAAATTTTTATTACGTACATTTTATCGAATACGCGATTTTTAATAAGAGCAAAAAGGTTAGCTTTTATTTTGGCGTTGGCAAGCGTTGGATAATTGTGTGTAAAATAAATTGCCAGAGCAATTTGATTTTTTAAAACAATCGAGCGCTTGATAGCGGCTATTTTACATAACGGCTAATTATAGATACAAATGTTTTATAAACGCTGCGAAGCAAACCGCTCATTAGTTTAATGACCCAAGTTCAAATTATTCTTGTGAAAACGACTGCTTATGGGATATTTTACATAATACTACATTATAGCTATCAAATGGATAAACCACTCTTATTAACTAAACAATACATTTGTACTATAATTTATATTATGTCAAATAGAGTTTTTAAAAATGTACATAAACATGTACACTCCTATATAAAATAATAATTAGTATTAATTAGATAATCGCTTTAGAACCTCTAGTTTTGGTTCTAATTCTAATAGCGTCTTCTACATTGTATACAAATATTTTTCCATCACCAACCAAATTCTCTGAGGCATTGTCTAGAATAACATTGATTCCTTTTTCTAAATTTTCATCACTAACAATGCAGATAATCATAATTCTAGTTTGCATTATCATAGATTGTTCTGTTCCTCTATAACGCTCAGAATATGTTCCTTGCAATCCAGTTCCTTTTACAGGAATTGCTGTAATACATGGTATTTCAGCTTCCTTTAAACCTTTTTGTACTGCTTTTAATTTAGAGGGTCTTATAATTGCTTCTATTTTTTTCATGTCTTAACTTTTAAAATTAATTATTCGAACGTTGTATATGCCTCTACACCAAAAGATACTGCATCAATACCAACTCGTTCTTCTTTAGCGGTAACTCTTATTCCGATTGTTTTCTTCATTATTTTTAATACAATAAATGTTATTGTAAAAGAAAAGATTCCGATAACAAAAACACCTAACGCTTGTACACCTAATAAAGCAGCGCCACCACCAAATAATAAACCACCTTCTGTAGCAAATAAACCAACAGCTAACGCACCAAATAATCCATTTACACCATGTACAGCAATTGCTCCTACTGGATCATCAATTTTTAA from Lutibacter sp. Hel_I_33_5 carries:
- a CDS encoding AraC family transcriptional regulator, giving the protein MSSINIPLLETVSLLATLHCLVLSLVILFSKFFRSKTNNYLGFTLLIIAIVGINNWFWDIGSNPIIISLLDLFLWQFLYPTTLFVFFYKTSNNTSGITQRLKFFYLPFILLSALNIFLSLSTTFQLYNLPDIVLKYIPIFYKTISFFSIVFPVYMIILSYKYTLAKKNSLSKKWLKYLLGFLSLIILFGVVLESYRFIFLEKLPLTYLWTFSSIFIYWLTYKGMYQFKLSNDQFEIREITKREKKKPINSVNSKSSHFKKLVFLIEEDKIHHNPNLSRDSVAEQLEISNSYLSQIIKENTSVNFSDYINSHRIKDVKLMLKDSDFDKYSLLSIGLECGFNSKTSFYTNFKKETGLTPKEYKNK
- a CDS encoding amidohydrolase family protein; translated protein: MRTQKKYLLLFILMVCSVGMAQTKTISFENVNVIPMDTDTIITNQRVIIANGKILKIEPASKTITIHIDVAIEASGKYLIPGLVETHYHLQNNIENEFKLLIANGITSARNMAEYDGQDHIKIRAVAQSNSILSPHYYTTGPYLNRSHFNHIDSVETIVKYHKERGYNYLKIADNLPKDIYLKLLETASKQDLEIVGHGQRELPLEYSLRIKSIAHVEEFMNIFSKEERTSISYLNKAAKEIKTSGVYVSPTLGIFEMISRYADKTKSEMLNNDENIKYLPKHYSDYWKSNTINYRKNSWFTKNESLIRLENELEWQKKFTLLLHKQGVPLMAGSDTYGLFLPGFSLHHELELIYSSGLSAYETLKTATVVPARYLNTISQSGTVTEGKLADLVLLEKNPLDDIRNTKTIIGVVIKGKWFNRKKLNKILLEVENSNK
- a CDS encoding thiol-disulfide oxidoreductase DCC family protein, producing MKRNSKIKENRNILFFDGVCTLCNKTIDFFIKRNDRNTIFYASLQSKFAKDFLRTQAIDSNKMETILYFSKGKLHTKSSAVLIAVKELSSIHRGFFLLLIIPKFIRDYFYDIIATKRYRLFGKSTTCRIPNESEIKRFISE
- a CDS encoding NAD(P)-dependent oxidoreductase; translated protein: MTVLVVGASGATGSKLVEQLLIEKHRIKIIVRSPDKLPESWKTNNDLQIITASLLELSDIEMSAIVSDCKAVASCLGHNMSWKGIYGQPRKLVTDATRRLCDVIKSNNLQSPIKFVLMNTTGNRNRDLNEPISFAQKCVIGLLRLLLPPHVDNEKAADYLRTQIGQNNNLIEWVAVRPDGLINEENVSDYEIHPSPIRSAIFNAGKVSRINVGHFMASLITEDNLWKKWKGQMPVIYSKLHQN
- a CDS encoding alpha/beta fold hydrolase — its product is MESLYKSETGKAEILNLYNQKLKDLNINYQYHEVETAFGKTNVIVTGDAPKPPILIVHGSNGCAPIALETYFGLDTHFQVFAVDALAQPNKSAETRLSMKNVDYGQWLHEVIDSLELKNVTLAGFSFGGLVILKALEFKDANIKEVFLTAPAYIVNGNPIKALFKVFIPMKRYIRTKKSKYVERFLNELFTEKDAFALQFLSKVFLHFKMDFTSVPVIHRREANLIKTPFTLIAAKNDLMFPGEKMLKRAEKIFPSLKETILLKHSKHVQNKSDNKMIVDLINKSI
- a CDS encoding P-II family nitrogen regulator; this encodes MKKIEAIIRPSKLKAVQKGLKEAEIPCITAIPVKGTGLQGTYSERYRGTEQSMIMQTRIMIICIVSDENLEKGINVILDNASENLVGDGKIFVYNVEDAIRIRTKTRGSKAII